The following proteins are encoded in a genomic region of Magallana gigas chromosome 1, xbMagGiga1.1, whole genome shotgun sequence:
- the LOC105320216 gene encoding mucin-2 isoform X4 yields MKISTNIEIKPSSEFFSSMSTSAPLDSRIDSHAQSLSRSEITSRISDFSIVTHPPLKSTIISSSKSDFELESQQVSISKENFLSSLQDISTTKSSLTLNFARSTSVLFSVSEESKLSPISAFDTDEIESTLSKVQHKTSFVTDLFEPSSSVQTQSTHILGTSYFSSHREQYTLSVRDEISTMVSSLYFPDSSVLSSIEPPTDQTSTKIIPSRSSIIETRPSLNVSEIVFSSTMKLTLNSPSLTTNDFKTEEIGSKTATTEVQSTAGSILLTPEVLDSTASLDILDSSYLRSFSSMKSSILQPKESTSIMSSKRMEETYRESSSFTFVLQSVMTSSPSSFVVPSDSMYSSAESNGFVSDYPLKVSLSSEDILSSSSQYDKSVTHSPGFVDTTTLFSDILGSVSTSFSVKDVQSFATTSTADGTELSSMTQSTFISSKRSSDISEHFISPSHISTTDFQSETSSMLSKTISSMTKESQLLSSYTQISDVTTVLSSNTEPSILASVTSAGYVSRSASLLLTTSLPPTVSATSSEIELHLSSLTSSEVSSMKSTDSITETKMFSLTRSRLSSDFTASFEDLSRASQVSSSPLLSSVASLSISPTDVSKSASKSISITPTHESSYTEYRPTEVSTTTPSSSEFDLSSVLPSGEPSATSVTHSKEPVSESRLISLETSHLVFSSVVSSSVPIETQDISSSLMVTSASPTALVSEIQPTSTAEDSSTTVYETTSSASVTTRTPQPISQTTTAPTTTTSVPRQIVSGKVRMVNQQWLSEYENTNSALYRIIYEQVRATLTDAYSRSSYGNRLVTVSDIIFRPGSIIAEFSVTFSGEEEIDPVLLDQDINAFAQNLPEEFSIDPEFTSHEALTTASTLPFTTAAPTTAAPTTAAPTTAAPTTSAPTTTAPTTTAPTTLAVTTPSSTTAPVTHDPTEKPETTEKTTIPVTTEKATPSSGSFSSTDSVTTPYLATTEEIRTLNQTTQTPVSDTVTSTTGPTTLHPVTTQTVITGSQETNATTKSYTTSNVQQTTPDITKLSTEAETRPPTTTTVIPTTTPTTTTAIPTTTTVIPTITTTKPTTTVGTTEPQITRVFQVELRILNEQWVPEYAVTGSLEYENLTSEYKAILYSVYDFDANYMERFLEISNLQFRQGSLIISYTVTYLGRDPINTKDLDDAINQAFTSGNFPNAVIDQSFTSHQELFFDVSTTPQTTDFTPTTKMTTQEKTGISLTSTTEKTESRTTSAPDTDTTLQHTTEVKTTVTNNPLANTTQHVTTESITTPRVTTESVTTPRVTTESITTPIVTTESVTTPRVTTESITTPHVTTESITTPHVTTESITTSHVTTETITTPHVTTESILTLHVTTESITTPHVTTESITTPHVTTESITTPHVTTESITTPHVTTESITTPILTTDQMSSSTEGSVVLQDFEVTIRVVTEEWNPLYADQSSQFYTNLSIAYYTFLFDTYSLGVYADRFEGITEGLRFSPGSVIMNFVVTFLGGEEVDVSLLNDDVNQAFKDGFFGPDVMIDPLFTSHKRITLFSTTPSVVIPTTRSSTTLVISTTQASTTQAQTTDKAPVTTQVPTTTQTSITTHVPMTTEAPSTTITTTTIQTQTSQQPTTTQDLISMTQTSTPKALTTTQAPTTTQSSTTTQVPISITLTSTTQTSTTTQASTPTQAPTKTEALTTPGAPTTTQAETTTQDPSTTTTSTTTEAPITTQPLTTTKAASTTTNMPTTTEALTTTQAPTTNQRSTTSEALPTTQPSTTTQAPITTQAPTTNQLPTTTTAPTTTQAPTTTQAPTTTQAPPTTQAPTTTQAPTTTQAPTTTQAPTTTQAPTTTQATTTTQAPTTTQAPTTTQAPATTQAPTTTQAPTTTQAPTTTQAPTTTQAPTTTQAPTTTQAPTTTQFPTTTQAITTTQAPTTTQAPTTTQAPATTQAPTTTQAPTTTQAKTTTQTPTTTQATTTTQAPTTTQAPTTTQAPATTQAPTTTQAPSTTPAPTTTQPPSTTGAPTTIVSTTDPVISQVINASLKITSQTWNSKLSDIDSAEYLTLKDTIYQKLLAVYKNSIYKDRVIDIVNITFREGSVIVDYSVQFTENDSVPLEQLNSIVSSAVSNDAFGPDVIIDPASISHNKIPYIPTSTTEESTALPESTTELPVTRSDFMVPNWGIAVIVCGAVVLVFLLAMICVLCSRRHTKQKYRMPEDPDDIGYIRKSNGSEFAYDNNIPKETMTVDEEIKAPNQVYHLKTSDLQQNAGQELQKNGNTQAQDDNTTNFFGTEEFQVDEMHEPGPISSDEIQLQITDNNTAASPPARPGEESEPSEGEKAKTTEF; encoded by the exons ATGAAGATTTCTACAAATATAGAAATCAAGCCCAGCTCggagtttttttcttcaatgtcgACTTCAGCTCCTCTAGACTCAAGAATTGATTCCCATGCTCAATCATTGTCCAGATCGGAAATAACAAGCAGAATCTCAGATTTTTCAATTGTAACTCATCCacctttgaaatcaacaataatTTCCTCATCGAAATCTGATTTTGAACTAGAAAGTCAGCAGGTGTCTATATCCAAGGAAAATTTTCTGTCCTCGTTACAAGATATTTCAACTACAAAGAGCTCATTAACTTTGAACTTTGCAAGATCAACATCGGTCCTATTTTCTGTTTCAGAAGAGTCTAAATTGTCTCCAATTAGCGCATTCGATACAGATGAGATAGAAAGTACTTTGTCAAAAGTCCAACATAAAACTAGTTTTGTTACTGACCTCTTCGAGCCTTCATCATCAGTTCAAACACAGTCCACACATATTTTAGGAACTTCCTATTTTTCAAGCCACCGTGAGCAATATACGCTCTCCGTGCGGGACGAAATTTCAACCATGGTTTCATCGTTATATTTCCCCGATTCATCTGTATTGTCGTCAATAGAACCTCCAACAGACCAAACTTCAACGAAAATTATTCCATCTAGGTCTTCTATCATCGAAACAAGACCATCTTTAAATGTATCAGAAATCGTTTTCTCTTCAACAATGAAACTTACGTTAAATTCTCCAAGTCTAACTACTAATGATTTTAAAACCGAAGAAATTGGATCTAAGACTGCAACGACCGAAGTTCAGTCTACAGCAGGGTCAATATTGTTGACACCAGAGGTACTTGATTCAACAGCTTCCTTAGATATATTAGATTCATCATATTTGAGGAGCTTTTCATCAATGAAAAGCAGCATTTTACAACCAAAAGAATCTACAAGTATTATGTCATCTAAAAGAATGGAGGAAACGTACCGTGAAAGCAGCTCGTTTACATTTGTGTTACAGTCGGTGATGACAAGCAGTCCATCTTCTTTTGTTGTTCCGTCTGATTCTATGTATAGTTCAGCTGAATCTAACGGTTTCGTCTCCGACTATCCTTTGAAAGTCTCGTTGAGTTCAGAAGACATTTTGTCATCGAGTAGCCAGTATGACAAATCTGTAACGCACTCCCCGGGTTTTGTTGATACAACTACTCTTTTCTCAGATATCTTGGGTTCAGTAAGCACATCATTTTCCGTAAAGGATGTCCAGAGTTTTGCCACAACAAGTACAGCAGACGGCACTGAGTTATCGTCCATGACTCAATCGACATTTATTTCATCGAAGAGATCCTCTGACATCAGTGAGCACTTTATTTCTCCATCACACATATCGACGACTGATTTCCAGAGTGAAACCTCAAGcatgttatcaaaaacaatatcaaGTATGACAAAAGAAAGCCAACTGTTGAGCTCTTATACACAGATTTCGGATGTTACTACAGTTTTATCATCAAATACGGAACCATCTATATTAGCTTCCGTAACATCAGCGGGTTATGTTTCTCGATCAGCTTCTCTTCTCCTTACAACATCATTGCCACCGACAGTTAGTGCTACCTCCTCAGAAATAGAACTGCATTTATCGTCGCTCACATCGAGTGAAGTTTCATCAATGAAGTCGACGGACTCGATAACAGAAACAAAGATGTTTTCACTAACACGCTCTCGTTTATCGAGTGATTTCACTG CATCGTTTGAAGACTTATCACGAGCAAGTCAGGTTTCGTCCTCGCCGTTATTGTCCAGTGTTGCTTCGCTGTCCATATCGCCAACTGATGTTTCAAAATCTGCTTCAAAATCAATATCCATAACACCGACACATGAATCCTCTTATACAGAGTATAGACCAACGGAAGTCTCAACAACTACACCGTCTTCTTCGGAGTTTGATTTATCTTCAGTTTTACCATCAGGGGAACCCTCAGCAACATCCGTTACACACAGCAAAGAACCAGTTTCCGAGAGCCGACTTATCTCTCTAGAAACGAGTCATCTTGTTTTCTCTAGTGTAGTCTCTTCCTCTGTACCTATAGAAACACAGGATATATCTTCCTCTCTGATGGTAACGAGCGCCTCCCCTACAGCACTGGTCTCTGAGATACAACCCACCTCAACAGCAGAAGACAGTTCAACGACGGTCTATGAAACAACATCGTCAGCTTCAGTGACAACAAGGACGCCGCAACCAATATCACAGACAACAACAGCACCAACAACCACAACCTCTGTGCCGCGGCAGATCGTGTCTGGAAAAGTGAGGATGGTCAACCAGCAATGGTTGTCTGAGTACGAGAATACCAACTCGGCCTTGTATCGTATTATATATGAACAAGTTCGGGCTACG CTAACGGATGCATACAGCCGAAGTTCTTACGGAAACCGTCTTGTTACCGTGTCTGATATTATCTTTAG ACCCGGAAGTATTATTGCTGAGTTCAGTGTGACGTTCTCTGGTGAGGAGGAGATCGATCCTGTCTTACTTGACCAGGACATCAACGCTTTTGCGCAGAATCTACCGGAAGAGTTTAGTATTGATCCCGAGTTTACCTCTCACGAAG CATTGACCACTGCTTCCACCTTGCCATTCACAACAGCTGCACCGACCACAGCTGCACCGACAACAGCTGCACCTACAACAGCTGCACCGACAACATCTGCACCGACAACAACTGCACCGACAACAACTGCACCGACAACATTAGCTGTTACAACTCCGTCCAGCACCACAGCTCCAGTTACCCACGATCCAACAGAAAAACCAGAAACAACCGAGAAAACAACCATTCCGGTTACGACGGAAAAAGCGACCCCTTCTTCTGGTTCCTTTTCATCTACGGACTCGGTAACAACACCCTACCTCGCAACCACGGAGGAAATCAGGACATTGAACCAGACAACACAGACTCCTGTGTCAGACACGGTCACATCGACTACAGGACCGACAACTCTGCACCCAGTCACAACACAGACTGTTATTACTGGTAGCCAGGAAACTAACGCAACAACAAAGTCCTACACAACAAGCAATGTACAACAAACTACTCCTGATATAACAAAGCTCTCAACAGAGGCCGAAACAAGACCACCGACAACAACGACGGTAATACCGACAACAACACCAACAACAACGACAGCAATACCGACAACAACTACAGTGATACCTACAATAACGACTACAAAACCGACAACAACGGTGGGGACAACGGAGCCTCAAATCACCCGGGTATTTCAGGTGGAACTCCGCATTCTGAACGAGCAGTGGGTGCCGGAGTACGCCGTGACAGGGTCTTTAGAGTATGAAAACCTGACTAGTGAATACAAAGCCATC CTTTATTCTGTCTACgattttgatgcaaactatATGGAACGATTTTTGGAGATCTCAAATTTGCAATTCAg ACAAGGAAGCCTCATCATATCCTACACTGTGACGTACCTAGGACGCGACCCTATAAATACCAAGGATCTTGACGACGCGATAAATCAGGCCTTTACTTCTGGAAATTTCCCCAACGCAGTAATTGACCAAAGTTTTACCTCACATCAAG aattattttttgatgtCTCCACCACACCACAAACTACTGATTTTACCCCAACAACTAAAATGACAACACAAGAGAAGACAGGTATATCACTTACATCAACAACAGAAAAAACAGAAAGTCGAACAACATCGGCTCCAGACACAGACACCACACTACAACACACCACTGAAGTCAAGACTACTGTAACCAACAATCCATTGGCCAATACAACCCAGCATGTGACAACAGAGTCTATTACAACACCACGTGTGACAACAGAATCAGTTACAACACCACGTGTGACAACAGAATCCATTACAACACCAATTGTGACAACAGAATCAGTTACAACGCCACGTGTGACAACAGAGTCAATAACAACACCGCACGTGACAACAGAGTCCATTACAACACCACACGTGACAACAGAGTCCATTACAACATCGCACGTGACAACAGAGACCATTACAACACCGCATGTGACAACAGAGTCCATTTTAACACTGCACGTGACAACAGAGTCCATTACAACACCACACGTGACAACAGAGTCCATTACAACACCGCACGTGACAACAGAGTCCATTACAACACCGCACGTGACAACAGAGTCCATTACAACACCGCACGTGACAACAGAGTCCATTACAACACCAATTTTAACAACTGATCAAATGTCGAGTTCAACAGAGGGTTCTGTGGTTCTCCAGGACTTTGAAGTGACTATTAGGGTTGTTACTGAGGAGTGGAATCCTTTATACGCAGACCAATCAAGTCAGTTCTACACAAACCTGTCTATTGCTTACTATACATTT cTTTTCGATACATACTCTCTTGGTGTTTATGCTGACCGTTTTGAGGGAATCACTGAAGGGCTCAGATTCAG CCCGGGGAGTGTCATCATGAACTTCGTGGTCACTTTCCTTGGCGGCGAGGAGGTGGACGTATCGCTGCTCAACGATGACGTCAACCAGGCCTTCAAAGATGGATTCTTTGGACCAGACGTAATGATTGATCCCCTGTTCACCTCTCACAAAA gaattacacTCTTCTCGACAACACCATCTGTTGTTATACCAACAACGAGAAGTTCAACCACTCTAGTAATTTCCACGACTCAAGCATCAACAACTCAAGCTCAAACCACAGATAAAGCACCAGTAACAACTCAAGTTCCAACTACAACTCAAACATCAATAACCACACACGTTCCAATGACTACTGAAGCTCCATCCACTACAATAACTACAACAACCATTCAAACTCAAACATCACAACAGCCAACAACCACCCAAGATTTAATATCCATGACACAAACCTCAACGCCTAAAGCTCTAACGACAACTCAAGCTCCAACAACCACTCAATCATCAACAACCACTCAAGTTCCAATTTCAATAACGCTAACTTCAACAACTCAAACTTCGACAACAACTCAAGCTTCAACACCCACACAAGCTCCAACAAAAACTGAAGCACTTACAACCCCTGGAGCTCCAACGACAACACAAGCTGAAACAACTACTCAAGAtccatcaacaacaacaacatcaacaacaactgaggctccaaTTACAACTCAACCCCTAACAACCACTAAAGCTGCATCAACCACAACTAACATGCcaacaacaactgaggctctaACAACAACTCAAGCTCCTACAACAAATCAACGTTCAACAACCTCAGAAGCCCTACCAACAACTCAACCTTCAACAACCACACAAGCTCCTATAACCACACAAGCTCCAACAACAAATCAACTTCCAACAACAACTACGGCTCCAACAACCACACAAGCACCAACAACAACTCAGGCTCCAACAACTACACAAGCACCACCAACAACTCAGGCTCCAACAACCACACAAGCACCAACAACAACTCAGGCTCCAACAACCACACAAGCACCAACAACAACTCAGGCTCCAACAACCACAcaagcaacaacaacaactcaGGCTCCAACAACAACACAAGCACCAACAACAACTCAGGCTCCAGCAACCACACAAGCACCAACAACAACTCAGGCTCCAACAACCACACAAGCACCAACAACAACTCAGGCTCCAACAACCACACAAGCACCAACAACAACTCAGGCTCCAACAACTACACAAGCACCAACAACAACTCAATTTCCAACAACCACACAAGCAATAACAACAACTCAGGCTCCAACAACAACACAAGCACCAACAACAACTCAGGCTCCAGCAACCACACAAGCACCAACAACAACTCAAGCTCCAACAACCACACAAGCAAAAACAACAACTCAGACTCCAACAACCACAcaagcaacaacaacaactcaGGCTCCAACAACAACACAAGCACCAACAACAACTCAGGCTCCAGCAACCACACAAGCACCAACAACAACTCAGGCTCCATCAACCACACCCGCACCAACAACAACTCAACCTCCATCAACGACAGGAGCCCCAACAACCATAGTTTCAACGACTGATCCTGTTATATCACAAGTTATTAATGCTTCACTGAAAATTACAAGCCAGACTTGGAATTCCAAGCTTTCTGACATAGATTCTGCAGAATATCTGACGCTGAAAGATACCATATATCAAAAG ctTTTAGCAGTTTACAAAAACAGTATCTACAAAGACCGAGTCATTGATATTGTGAACATAACATTCAG AGAAGGCAGTGTAATTGTGGATTACTCAGTACAGTTTACAGAAAATGACTCTGTTCCCTTGGAGCAACTGAATTCCATTGTCAGTTCCGCCGTCAGTAACGACGCGTTTGGGCCTGACGTTATAATAGATCCTGCATCAATTTCGCACAACA AAATTCCCTATATTCCCACATCTACTACTGAAGAATCAACGGCCTTACCCGAGTCGACCACTGAACTTCCGGTCACGCGCAGTGACTTCATGGTACCTAACTGGGGGATCGCCGTGATCGTGTGTGGAGCCGTGGTGCTGGTCTTCCTTCTTGCCATGATCTGTGTCTTG TGTTCGAGGAGACACACGAAACAGAAATACCGTATGCCTGAAGACCCGGATGACATTGGCTATATTCGAAAGTCGAATGGAAGTGAGTTTGCTTACGATAACAATATTCCAAAAGAAACTATGACGGTAGACGAGGAAATAAAAGCTCCCAACCAGGTGTACCATCTGAAGACATCGGACCTTCAGCAAAATGCAGGACAAGAACTCCAGAAAAATGGAAATACGCAGGCGCAAGACGATAATACG ACCAATTTCTTCGGTACAGaggaatttcaagttgatgaaATGCATGAGCCAGGCCCAATAAGTTCTGATGAG ATTCAGCTACAGATCACAGATAACAATACAGCAGCCTCGCCCCCCGCCCGCCCCGGGGAGGAATCCGAGCCCAGCGAGGGGGAG